In Bacillus sp. NP247, one DNA window encodes the following:
- a CDS encoding IS3 family transposase, translating to MYILYNQQRFQKKLNNLSPYKYRPQVV from the coding sequence ATATATATACTTTACAATCAACAAAGATTCCAAAAGAAATTAAATAACCTGAGTCCATATAAATATAGACCTCAGGTTGTTTAA
- a CDS encoding coproporphyrinogen III oxidase, with the protein MLLISIKTLQDDRFLRPLQNIGGLFFEESTIGFEKEEANLIVDIQIEGNVTASARLTDVATGNVYEETFSKDLSAFTEEKERMKQVKHVVSYVYLSVLQQLTGLEQSWGILTGVRPTKLLHKLLQNGMSKEEAHKELRESYLIHEEKIELLQRIVDCQLAVVPDLYRLKEEVSIYIGIPFCPTKCAYCTFPAYAINGRQGSVDSFLGGLHYEVREIGKFLKEKGVTVTTIYYGGGTPTSITAEEMDMLYEEMYEAFPDVKDVREVTVEAGRPDTITPAKLEVLNKWNIDRISINPQSYHQETLKAIGRHHTVEETIEKYHLAREMGMNNINMDLIIGLPGEGLDIFKHTLDETEKLMPESLTVHTLSFKRASEMTQNKRKYKVAGREEITAMMHEAEEWTKNHNYVPYYLYRQKNILGNLENVGYAMPTQESIYNIVIMEEVQSIIGLGCGASSKFVHPQTGAITHFANPKDPKSYNDGFVKYTEDKLKILEELFV; encoded by the coding sequence ATGTTGTTAATTTCAATTAAAACGTTACAAGATGATCGTTTTTTACGCCCGCTACAAAATATTGGCGGTTTATTTTTTGAAGAGAGCACGATAGGGTTTGAGAAAGAAGAAGCAAATCTTATCGTCGATATACAGATAGAAGGTAATGTGACGGCATCGGCTCGTTTAACAGATGTTGCGACTGGAAATGTATATGAAGAAACATTCTCTAAAGATTTATCTGCTTTCACAGAAGAAAAAGAACGTATGAAGCAAGTGAAACATGTTGTTTCTTATGTATATCTTTCTGTACTTCAACAGCTAACTGGACTTGAACAGAGCTGGGGAATTTTAACAGGGGTACGCCCAACGAAGCTTCTTCACAAACTGCTTCAAAATGGTATGTCAAAAGAAGAAGCGCATAAAGAACTTCGTGAAAGTTATTTAATTCATGAAGAGAAAATTGAGCTTCTTCAGCGTATTGTTGATTGCCAATTAGCGGTTGTTCCAGATTTATACCGCTTGAAAGAAGAAGTAAGTATTTACATCGGTATTCCGTTTTGTCCTACAAAATGTGCGTACTGTACGTTCCCAGCTTATGCAATTAACGGACGCCAAGGGTCAGTTGATTCGTTCTTAGGCGGGTTACATTATGAAGTTCGTGAAATTGGTAAGTTTTTAAAAGAAAAAGGTGTTACAGTTACGACGATTTATTACGGCGGTGGTACACCGACGAGTATTACAGCAGAAGAGATGGATATGCTTTATGAAGAAATGTACGAAGCGTTCCCAGATGTGAAAGATGTACGTGAAGTAACAGTTGAGGCAGGTCGCCCAGATACGATCACGCCAGCAAAGCTAGAAGTGTTAAATAAATGGAACATTGACCGTATTAGTATTAATCCGCAGTCATACCATCAAGAGACGCTAAAAGCAATTGGACGTCATCACACTGTAGAAGAAACGATTGAAAAGTATCATTTAGCACGTGAAATGGGAATGAACAATATTAACATGGACTTAATTATTGGTCTTCCTGGTGAAGGATTAGATATCTTTAAGCATACGTTAGATGAAACAGAAAAGTTAATGCCAGAATCGTTAACAGTTCATACGTTATCATTTAAACGTGCTTCTGAAATGACGCAAAACAAACGTAAATATAAAGTAGCAGGTCGCGAAGAAATTACTGCGATGATGCATGAGGCGGAAGAGTGGACGAAGAACCACAATTACGTGCCATACTATTTATATCGTCAAAAGAATATTTTAGGTAACTTAGAAAACGTTGGGTATGCAATGCCTACGCAAGAAAGTATCTACAATATTGTTATTATGGAAGAAGTACAATCGATTATCGGACTTGGTTGCGGTGCATCAAGTAAATTTGTTCACCCACAAACAGGAGCAATTACACACTTTGCAAATCCGAAAGATCCAAAATCATATAACGATGGCTTCGTGAAATATACAGAAGATAAACTGAAAATTTTAGAAGAGCTATTCGTGTAA
- a CDS encoding SpaA isopeptide-forming pilin-related protein: MRKSLSQKVKKICSSFIIILLVCMNFLIHLPYKAEAATTELKGLGDTSYYNAIIFGDHSATSADIEGAMAVQKNMNASSYTVVAAATGANNLAGAKWKDEGYPSLLLGGQFTKAGAGQVIIQDGTVAMTKDGDPEGAMKSSYDRISYKEQAEIDAKFKEFRKDVDGVIGDAGQLHTDKPKPNMTFGMGEDVNNPNIYVSSGQNGKKTFDVKDVFLPNVDNKDFIVIYSDAEEVNFGGGAILYDTTDKGGFTLVNTSQPYDPNSFFTELASKVIWVFPNATKISTKGYGVVGSVFAPNAVVETKGGSINGQAFVGGLHQRDGFEVHNFKFNWPKWKNPSVEKGNLQIKKVDANDENIVLKDAKFDVIDKENNVVASVTTNEKGIAEVKDLPLGDYFVKEISAPEGYITVDTPVKVTINKTNVIELVMKNTKKVETGQFKLLKKDSESGQLLPGAKFDVIDKDGNVVETIITDDKGEALSKHLPVGTYTLKEVEAPKGYELSSSSVRVDVAANKTVTVDVLNKKIVEKVTGQFEIVKVDANDKTKLLSDAEFEVYKDGEKIDTLRTDKTGKVISKKLEPGKYTLKETKAPQGYKLLKEEIEVVVEANKVVQVQVENAKELGSLQVIKKDAESGTVLEGAEFRLKNETGQVVGEAKTTNKDGVVTFENVVPGKYTLEETKAPEGYKAVEVTVEVNVVANEVVKQEVMNEKVLGQFEIVKVDAKDKTKLLSDAEFTVCKDGKKVAELKTDESGKVMSPKLPLGEYTVKETKAPAGYKLSNKEWKVTIQNEKEVVKIEAENEKLLGSLQIIKTDDKDQAKRLAGAEFTLKDAKGYVVKEGITTDESGTVKVDGLVPGEYTLEETKAPEGYELTKQVIHVTVDGEKVVDVEVTNSKSLGQFEIIKVDANDKMKLLSDAEFEVYKDGKKVETLQTDKTGKVISGKLEPGKYTLKETKAPQGYKLLKEEIEVTVEANRVVPVTVENAKELGSLQVIKKDAESGKVLEGAEFRLKNETGQVVGEAKTTNKDGVVTFENVVPGKYTLEETKAPEGYKAVEVTVKVNVVANEVAKQEILNEKVKEKITGQVEITKIDANDTDKKLEGAVFEILKDGIKIDTLTSDKNGKATSKKLEPGDYVLKEVQAPEGYNLSNKGIEFTISNEKIVVIKLQMTNEKETSKGPEKPGEGTEKPGEGTEKPGEGTEKPGEGTEKPGEGTEKPGEETESPGEGTETSSEEVGKPNLLEKEQGVSNNQKLPATGHNKNYLPFIGVILMLLGIRLRFMIKNS, encoded by the coding sequence TTGAGGAAATCATTAAGTCAAAAAGTAAAAAAGATATGCAGTAGTTTTATAATTATATTGTTAGTATGTATGAATTTTTTAATCCATTTACCGTATAAAGCAGAGGCAGCTACAACAGAATTAAAAGGTTTAGGCGATACATCTTATTATAACGCAATCATTTTTGGTGATCATAGTGCAACGAGTGCGGATATTGAGGGTGCGATGGCTGTTCAAAAGAACATGAACGCATCAAGTTATACAGTCGTAGCGGCTGCAACTGGAGCAAACAACTTAGCTGGAGCAAAATGGAAAGATGAAGGATATCCATCATTATTACTAGGTGGTCAATTTACGAAAGCGGGAGCAGGGCAAGTAATTATCCAAGATGGAACAGTGGCGATGACAAAAGATGGTGACCCAGAAGGCGCAATGAAATCATCATATGACCGTATCTCTTATAAAGAGCAAGCGGAGATTGATGCTAAATTTAAAGAATTTAGAAAAGACGTTGATGGTGTAATTGGGGATGCGGGCCAATTACATACCGATAAACCAAAACCTAATATGACCTTTGGGATGGGTGAAGATGTAAATAACCCTAATATTTACGTTTCTTCAGGCCAAAATGGAAAGAAAACATTTGATGTAAAAGACGTTTTTCTTCCGAATGTAGATAATAAAGACTTTATTGTTATTTATTCAGATGCAGAAGAAGTGAATTTTGGTGGCGGTGCAATTTTGTATGATACAACAGATAAGGGAGGGTTCACATTAGTTAATACATCTCAACCATATGATCCTAATTCCTTTTTTACTGAGTTAGCTAGTAAAGTCATTTGGGTGTTCCCTAATGCTACAAAGATATCAACAAAAGGATATGGCGTAGTAGGAAGTGTTTTTGCGCCTAATGCAGTTGTAGAGACAAAAGGTGGTTCTATTAACGGACAAGCCTTTGTTGGTGGATTACACCAAAGAGATGGATTTGAGGTTCATAATTTTAAATTTAACTGGCCGAAATGGAAAAATCCATCAGTGGAAAAAGGAAATTTACAAATTAAAAAAGTTGATGCAAACGATGAAAACATTGTTTTAAAAGATGCAAAATTTGATGTTATAGACAAAGAAAATAATGTTGTGGCTAGTGTTACAACGAATGAAAAGGGTATTGCGGAAGTTAAAGATTTACCACTTGGTGATTATTTTGTAAAAGAAATTAGTGCACCAGAAGGATATATAACAGTTGATACACCAGTAAAAGTAACAATTAATAAGACAAACGTAATTGAACTTGTTATGAAGAATACGAAAAAAGTAGAAACTGGCCAATTTAAATTATTGAAAAAAGATAGTGAATCAGGTCAACTTCTACCAGGTGCAAAATTTGATGTTATAGATAAAGATGGGAATGTTGTGGAAACAATCATTACAGACGATAAAGGTGAGGCTTTATCCAAACACCTTCCAGTTGGAACATATACATTAAAAGAAGTTGAAGCGCCAAAGGGTTATGAACTATCATCTAGCTCAGTTCGTGTTGATGTAGCTGCTAATAAAACAGTGACTGTAGATGTGTTGAATAAAAAGATCGTTGAAAAAGTAACAGGTCAATTTGAAATCGTAAAAGTAGATGCGAATGATAAAACGAAGCTATTATCGGACGCAGAGTTTGAAGTGTATAAAGATGGTGAAAAAATAGATACATTACGAACAGATAAAACAGGTAAAGTAATCTCTAAGAAATTAGAACCAGGAAAATACACATTAAAAGAAACGAAAGCACCACAAGGATATAAGTTGTTAAAAGAAGAAATTGAAGTCGTTGTGGAAGCAAACAAAGTAGTACAAGTACAAGTAGAAAATGCGAAAGAACTAGGAAGCTTACAAGTAATCAAAAAGGATGCAGAGAGTGGAACAGTTCTAGAAGGCGCAGAATTCAGACTAAAAAACGAAACTGGTCAAGTAGTTGGAGAAGCGAAAACAACGAATAAAGATGGTGTTGTGACATTCGAAAACGTAGTGCCAGGTAAGTACACGTTAGAAGAAACAAAAGCGCCGGAAGGCTACAAAGCAGTAGAAGTAACAGTGGAAGTAAATGTTGTAGCAAATGAAGTAGTAAAACAGGAAGTAATGAACGAAAAAGTTCTGGGTCAATTTGAAATCGTAAAAGTAGATGCGAAGGATAAAACGAAGCTATTATCAGATGCAGAATTTACTGTGTGTAAAGATGGTAAAAAGGTAGCGGAACTGAAAACAGATGAGAGTGGAAAAGTGATGTCACCGAAATTACCATTAGGTGAATACACAGTGAAAGAGACGAAAGCACCAGCGGGCTATAAACTTTCTAATAAAGAATGGAAAGTAACAATTCAAAATGAGAAAGAAGTAGTAAAAATAGAGGCAGAAAACGAAAAGTTGTTAGGTTCTCTACAAATTATTAAGACGGATGATAAAGATCAAGCGAAACGTTTAGCAGGCGCAGAATTTACATTGAAAGATGCTAAAGGATATGTTGTAAAAGAAGGAATTACAACAGATGAGTCTGGAACTGTTAAAGTAGACGGACTAGTGCCAGGTGAATATACGTTAGAAGAAACAAAAGCACCAGAAGGTTATGAGTTAACGAAACAAGTAATTCATGTAACAGTAGACGGTGAAAAAGTTGTTGATGTAGAAGTAACGAATAGTAAGAGCCTTGGTCAATTTGAAATCATAAAAGTAGATGCAAACGATAAAATGAAGCTTTTATCAGACGCAGAATTTGAAGTGTATAAAGATGGTAAGAAAGTAGAGACGTTACAAACAGATAAAACAGGTAAAGTCATCTCTGGAAAATTAGAACCAGGAAAATACACGTTAAAAGAAACGAAAGCACCACAAGGATATAAATTACTAAAAGAAGAAATTGAAGTTACTGTTGAAGCGAACAGAGTAGTACCAGTAACAGTTGAAAATGCAAAAGAACTAGGAAGCTTACAAGTAATCAAAAAGGATGCGGAGAGTGGGAAGGTTCTAGAAGGCGCGGAATTTAGACTGAAAAACGAAACTGGTCAAGTAGTTGGAGAAGCGAAAACAACGAATAAAGATGGTGTTGTGACATTCGAAAACGTAGTGCCAGGTAAGTACACGTTAGAAGAAACGAAAGCGCCAGAAGGCTACAAAGCGGTAGAAGTTACAGTAAAAGTAAATGTTGTAGCAAATGAAGTAGCAAAACAAGAAATATTGAATGAAAAAGTGAAAGAAAAAATCACAGGTCAAGTAGAAATTACAAAGATAGATGCTAATGATACAGATAAAAAATTAGAAGGTGCAGTGTTTGAAATTCTGAAAGACGGAATAAAAATAGACACATTAACATCAGATAAAAATGGTAAAGCAACTTCGAAGAAACTGGAACCAGGAGATTACGTTTTAAAAGAAGTCCAGGCTCCAGAAGGATATAATTTATCTAATAAGGGAATTGAATTTACGATTTCTAATGAAAAAATAGTAGTTATAAAGCTTCAAATGACCAATGAAAAAGAAACAAGCAAAGGTCCAGAAAAGCCAGGTGAAGGAACAGAAAAGCCAGGCGAAGGAACAGAAAAGCCAGGCGAAGGAACAGAAAAGCCAGGCGAAGGAACAGAAAAGCCAGGCGAAGGAACAGAAAAGCCAGGTGAAGAAACAGAAAGCCCAGGCGAAGGAACAGAAACTTCAAGTGAAGAAGTAGGAAAGCCTAACTTACTAGAAAAAGAACAAGGCGTTTCTAATAATCAAAAACTTCCAGCTACAGGGCATAATAAGAATTACCTTCCATTTATAGGTGTAATTCTTATGTTATTAGGAATACGTTTAAGATTTATGATTAAAAATAGTTAA
- a CDS encoding cation diffusion facilitator family transporter — protein sequence MNSSKVAFLSVLSNSFVVVLKVVVGIFTGSVAILSEAIHSSLDLLASIIAFFSVRISNKPADKIHPYGHGKIENISGTIETLLIFVAGFWIIYECILKLIHPEPIKLPFLGIFVMLIGASINFVVSRIVNKTAKKTNSIAMKSNALHLLTDVYTSLGVAISLFLVSLTEWYFLDPIIGIILAVYIMFEAYKLMKESFPPLVDARLLPAEEEKIIKIIESYKDEYIEFHDFRTRRSGPTEYVDFHLVVSSHYNIETAHRLCDRIEENIIKQFERAHIIIHLEPEHEISLK from the coding sequence ATGAATTCATCCAAAGTAGCCTTTTTATCAGTATTAAGTAATTCTTTTGTTGTTGTTTTAAAAGTTGTTGTTGGTATATTTACTGGTTCAGTAGCCATTCTTTCCGAGGCTATTCATTCCTCATTAGATTTATTAGCTTCAATCATCGCTTTCTTTTCTGTCCGAATTTCGAATAAACCAGCTGATAAAATACACCCCTATGGACATGGAAAAATAGAAAATATTTCTGGAACTATTGAAACATTACTAATTTTTGTAGCTGGTTTTTGGATCATTTATGAATGTATTCTTAAATTAATACATCCTGAACCAATTAAACTTCCATTTTTAGGAATATTCGTGATGTTGATAGGAGCATCCATCAATTTTGTAGTATCACGAATTGTTAACAAAACTGCTAAAAAAACAAATTCTATTGCAATGAAATCTAATGCACTACATTTACTCACAGATGTTTATACTTCATTGGGTGTTGCAATTAGCTTATTTCTAGTTAGCTTAACTGAATGGTATTTTCTAGACCCAATTATTGGGATAATTTTAGCTGTTTATATTATGTTTGAAGCTTACAAATTAATGAAAGAATCCTTCCCTCCACTAGTTGATGCACGCTTATTACCCGCAGAAGAAGAAAAAATCATAAAAATTATTGAATCTTATAAAGATGAATATATTGAATTTCATGATTTTCGCACAAGACGTTCAGGCCCAACTGAATACGTAGATTTTCATCTTGTCGTTTCATCTCACTACAACATTGAAACAGCACATAGATTATGTGATCGAATTGAAGAAAATATTATAAAACAATTTGAACGTGCTCATATAATAATCCATTTGGAACCAGAACATGAAATTTCATTAAAATAA
- a CDS encoding fatty acid--CoA ligase, producing the protein MYMTIGRIFDLAVGKYPNKEALVEPEKNIRWTYKQWDEQINKTAQALLKEGVRKGDCVSVYLYNCREFVNVYLACAKIGAIFNPINFRLKAKELSYILQDAASKVVVFEKAVESTVAIVERDFPNSSFWYVEDDAPSYASSYHEKVNEASAEEVDIVVDEMDYCSMLYTSGTTGHPKGVLHRHRDMAEHSMICTYFIKYNRDSVGLVVAPLYHCGELNAGIIPRIQVGGKNVILHHFDTDRVLHTIQEEKITTFFAAPTMWNMLLQKDLAEYDLTSMKIGVYGGAAMAPALVKECKERLYIDLVQIYGMTEMGPVVAFLVEEDQITKAGSAGTPCFSHEIRIVKPNEDAPAEPDDMLSPYEVGEIILRGPTMMAGYHNREEANKKSMYKGWYHSGDLGYFDKDGYLFVADRVDDMVISGGVNIYPREIEDFLHSHPGVLDVAVLGEPDELWGERVVAVVVKKDEMITEADLETYCKESDELADYKRPRHYLFVDELPRNASGKLQKFVLRESLKGAKN; encoded by the coding sequence ATGTACATGACGATAGGGAGAATTTTTGATTTAGCAGTTGGCAAGTATCCGAATAAAGAGGCGTTAGTAGAACCAGAAAAAAATATTCGTTGGACATATAAACAGTGGGATGAGCAAATAAATAAAACGGCGCAAGCTCTATTGAAAGAAGGCGTAAGAAAGGGAGATTGTGTATCTGTTTACTTATATAATTGCCGTGAATTTGTAAACGTTTACTTAGCCTGTGCGAAAATTGGCGCGATATTTAACCCAATTAATTTCCGCTTAAAAGCAAAAGAATTATCGTATATCCTCCAAGATGCAGCCTCGAAAGTAGTTGTCTTTGAAAAAGCAGTCGAATCAACTGTTGCTATAGTTGAACGAGATTTTCCAAATTCGTCTTTTTGGTATGTAGAAGACGATGCACCTTCCTATGCTAGTTCCTACCATGAAAAAGTAAATGAAGCATCAGCTGAAGAAGTAGATATTGTAGTCGATGAAATGGATTATTGCTCTATGCTTTATACGAGTGGTACGACGGGTCATCCGAAAGGCGTACTACATCGCCATCGTGATATGGCTGAGCATAGTATGATTTGTACGTATTTCATAAAATATAATAGAGATAGCGTCGGTCTTGTAGTCGCGCCTTTATATCATTGCGGCGAGTTAAATGCCGGAATAATACCGCGCATTCAAGTTGGCGGAAAGAATGTTATTTTACATCATTTTGATACGGATAGAGTATTACATACCATTCAAGAAGAGAAAATTACGACGTTTTTTGCAGCACCGACGATGTGGAATATGTTACTGCAAAAAGATCTAGCCGAGTATGATTTAACTTCGATGAAAATCGGTGTATATGGCGGGGCTGCGATGGCTCCAGCGTTAGTGAAGGAATGTAAAGAGCGTCTTTATATTGATCTTGTCCAAATTTACGGGATGACAGAAATGGGACCAGTTGTTGCGTTTCTTGTAGAAGAGGATCAAATTACGAAAGCTGGTTCAGCAGGAACACCGTGCTTTAGCCATGAAATTCGAATCGTCAAACCGAACGAAGATGCACCGGCAGAGCCAGATGATATGTTATCTCCTTATGAAGTAGGAGAAATTATTTTACGCGGACCAACTATGATGGCTGGTTATCATAATCGAGAAGAAGCAAATAAAAAATCGATGTATAAAGGATGGTATCATTCTGGTGATTTAGGCTACTTCGATAAAGATGGCTATTTATTCGTTGCAGACCGCGTTGATGATATGGTAATTAGCGGTGGCGTAAATATTTATCCTCGCGAAATTGAAGATTTCCTTCATAGTCACCCTGGTGTATTAGATGTTGCAGTGCTTGGGGAGCCAGATGAACTATGGGGAGAACGTGTCGTTGCCGTCGTTGTAAAGAAAGATGAAATGATTACAGAAGCTGATTTAGAAACATATTGTAAAGAAAGTGATGAATTAGCAGACTATAAACGTCCACGTCATTATTTATTTGTGGATGAACTTCCGCGTAATGCGAGTGGAAAATTACAAAAATTTGTGCTGAGAGAGTCGTTGAAAGGCGCGAAAAACTAG
- a CDS encoding Cof-type HAD-IIB family hydrolase produces the protein MIYRLLALNIDGTLLYNNGRIAKGLRETIEFVKRKDVYVTLFTRRNFQSAYKIAKALKLDSILVTHGGAFVSATLDKPFVQRRLSEEKTFNIVQVLEHFDCNVRISHERFSIGNRERNTPNLIARTVLSSADPLFYPVQFVDSLGDALRDHPVAAPKIDVVFHTKGEKERGMNTLRKAFQDVEYIECDARHIEILPQNVSKLRGLQLLGEHLNINLSEMVAIGDSIEDLEVIENVGLGVAMGNAPVELKQAADWITRSNTENGVEYMIKEHFRKQFPLPFLKNHKHTPKR, from the coding sequence ATGATTTATCGCTTACTAGCTCTTAATATAGATGGGACACTACTATACAACAACGGAAGAATTGCTAAAGGGTTACGGGAGACAATTGAATTTGTGAAAAGAAAAGATGTATACGTTACATTGTTTACGAGGCGCAATTTTCAATCTGCTTATAAAATAGCGAAGGCGTTAAAATTAGATTCTATATTAGTTACACACGGTGGAGCTTTCGTTTCAGCAACGTTAGATAAGCCGTTCGTTCAAAGGAGATTATCTGAAGAGAAAACCTTTAATATCGTGCAAGTGTTAGAGCATTTTGATTGTAATGTTCGCATTTCTCATGAACGATTTTCAATTGGGAATCGTGAGAGAAATACACCAAACTTAATTGCGCGTACTGTATTATCAAGCGCAGATCCATTATTTTATCCGGTTCAATTTGTAGATTCTTTAGGAGATGCACTGCGTGATCATCCGGTAGCAGCGCCAAAAATTGATGTCGTTTTCCATACGAAAGGTGAAAAAGAAAGAGGGATGAATACGTTAAGAAAGGCATTTCAAGATGTAGAGTACATCGAGTGTGATGCGAGGCATATAGAAATTCTCCCTCAAAATGTATCAAAACTACGTGGTTTACAATTACTTGGGGAGCATTTAAATATTAACCTTAGTGAAATGGTTGCGATTGGAGATAGCATAGAAGACTTAGAGGTAATTGAAAATGTTGGGCTTGGGGTAGCAATGGGGAACGCTCCTGTAGAGTTAAAGCAAGCCGCAGACTGGATTACACGTTCTAATACTGAGAACGGCGTAGAGTATATGATTAAAGAGCATTTTCGTAAGCAATTCCCGCTTCCTTTTTTAAAGAATCATAAACATACACCGAAACGATGA
- the alsD gene encoding alpha-acetolactate decarboxylase yields MSVAQVIDIDAKRTKTNNEVYQTSTMLALLDGIYDGVISFEELKERGDFGIGTFDQLDGEMIAFDNEFYHLRSDGSAEKVEPEETTPFATVTFFEKEMSYTVERPMNREEVEALLHELMPSKNLFYAIRMDGTFREVRTRTVPRQEKPYTPLVEVTKSQPIFSFKNTEGTLAGFWTPDYAQGIGVAGFHLHYIDDEIRGGGHVFDYVVENCTIQICQKAHMHLALPETADFMAAELSRENLESDIATAEGAE; encoded by the coding sequence ATGAGTGTTGCACAAGTAATTGATATTGATGCGAAAAGAACGAAAACGAATAATGAAGTATATCAAACTTCAACGATGCTTGCGTTATTAGATGGTATATACGATGGTGTTATTAGCTTTGAAGAATTGAAAGAGCGCGGGGATTTCGGCATCGGTACATTTGATCAATTAGATGGTGAAATGATCGCATTTGATAATGAATTTTATCATTTACGTTCAGACGGTTCAGCAGAAAAAGTAGAACCGGAAGAAACAACGCCGTTTGCGACTGTAACATTTTTTGAAAAAGAAATGAGTTATACGGTAGAGCGTCCAATGAATCGTGAAGAAGTGGAAGCATTATTACATGAATTAATGCCAAGTAAAAACTTATTTTATGCGATTCGAATGGACGGCACGTTCCGTGAAGTAAGAACGAGAACTGTTCCGAGACAAGAAAAACCGTATACGCCGCTCGTTGAAGTGACGAAATCACAACCGATTTTTTCATTTAAAAATACAGAAGGTACGCTAGCTGGATTTTGGACACCAGATTACGCGCAAGGTATTGGTGTAGCGGGGTTCCACTTACATTATATTGATGATGAAATTCGCGGGGGCGGACATGTTTTCGATTATGTTGTAGAAAACTGTACGATCCAAATTTGTCAAAAAGCTCATATGCATTTAGCACTTCCGGAAACAGCTGATTTTATGGCAGCTGAATTATCAAGAGAAAACTTAGAAAGTGATATCGCGACCGCGGAAGGCGCGGAGTAA
- a CDS encoding DNA-3-methyladenine glycosylase yields the protein MQAPPSFYEDDTLEVAKKLLGHKLVHIVDGIKRSGIIVEVEAYKGPDDKAAHSYGGRRTNRTEVMFGAPGHAYVYLIYGMYHCFNVITAPIGTPQGVLIRALEPVDGIEDMTLARYNKTNITKAQYKSLTNGPGKLCRALGITLEERGVSLQSDTLHIELVPEEEHMSSQNKITAGPRINIDYAEEAVHYPWRFYYEGHPFVSK from the coding sequence ATGCAGGCACCACCTTCTTTTTATGAAGACGATACGTTAGAGGTCGCAAAGAAGTTACTTGGACATAAACTCGTTCATATTGTAGACGGCATAAAGCGAAGCGGAATTATTGTAGAAGTAGAAGCATACAAAGGTCCAGATGATAAGGCCGCTCATAGTTATGGAGGAAGACGGACTAATCGAACAGAAGTAATGTTCGGTGCACCAGGACATGCTTACGTATATTTAATTTACGGTATGTATCATTGCTTTAACGTAATTACAGCACCAATCGGCACCCCGCAAGGAGTTCTTATTCGTGCTCTTGAACCTGTAGACGGAATCGAAGACATGACACTAGCGCGCTACAACAAAACTAACATTACGAAAGCTCAGTATAAAAGCTTAACAAATGGCCCCGGAAAACTATGCCGCGCACTCGGAATCACTTTAGAAGAGCGCGGCGTATCATTACAAAGTGATACGTTACATATTGAACTCGTTCCAGAAGAAGAACATATGTCATCACAAAATAAAATAACGGCAGGACCTCGTATTAACATCGACTATGCAGAAGAAGCTGTGCATTATCCGTGGCGTTTTTATTATGAGGGGCATCCGTTTGTTTCAAAATAA